The genomic window attagaattgtgtTTTGGAATTGTGTAGGATACAAGATTCAAAGTATTTATAGATGTGATTATTGACTACTATTATAAATGCTAAGCTACTAACAACCAACATCATCAATACTTAAGCTACTATCTACTATCTACTAACAACCAACCACAAAGAATAAATACTTATAAGCTTCTAATTCTAATATTCTAATATTCTCTAATAGAGTATATGTTTCAATGTATTTGTCCTCAGTGTAAGCATCAAATAGCTGCAAGACTTGCTGCGTCATTGGGAGCTTATGTCGAATTGAATGTCTCCGATGAGGAGCTCGCTCTCTTGCTTTCCAAAATATAGATACATCATACATACATAGATACATAGcccttgttttctttatttttagggTAAGAAAATTTATTGTGGGGCAAGCAAGGAACATCTCATTTTTAGATTAGTTAAATTGTCAAGATGTATGTGTGCCTCGTGGACGAGAGTTTTGTTTTGATCTAAGTATCTCTCATTATTTCAATATTTGCTCGCTGATACTTGTTTACATTTTTGGTTGGGGTGTTGGGATGCACTTGCAAGAGATGGGTGCAAGATACAGGCCTTATTTTTGTCATTGAATTCACAGAATTGTGTATTACACAGTTTTCTGGTGCCAACCGTAATAGCTGACCCAAATGTGTTGCATCCCATGTTTGGTGTGAGCATCGGAAACTGCTATCTAATTCCTATGGCACTAGAAAGCCTGAGTGATATATGTATTCATTGCTTGATACTGATTGAGTTCTAGGAAGGGACAAATTTCATGCAAATTGGAGGATTGATCCTTGCAAGAGCAAGAATGGCTGCAGGAAGAGTCCAAAGTCCCTCCCCACAAATTAGTCCAGAAGCAGCTGCCGGAACCATCAACTTTGCCTTCTTGTCGTTAATCTTGTGCCACAAGAACACAATCACAGTTCCCATGAACATGTCAATTGCAAAGTATGCCCCAACTAGGAATGGCACTGCCATTACCATTGGTAATGGCATCCATTTTGCTATCTTTTTAGGCGAGTGATCCCTCACTACGTTTACTGCCACAGCAAAAGCAAAGAATGCATAGCAAAGCTGCAAGCAATGATGAGGCAATGCTGAGAAGCCTTCAACACCTATAACTGCCATGTTTCGGTATATCAGTGCATAAGGAGCCTTGAATTCTCCATTAGGGTCTCCCACATTGAATGCCTTGTAGTACAAGAAGAAGCTCAGAGGAGCTGTTACACATCCCATTGCAATGCCAATTACTTGGCACATGAACATTGCTCTGGGAGAGGTTAAGGTGTAATGAGCAGTTTTGAAATCTTGCATCAGAATGCAAGAAACTGAAACCACTGATTTAATCACACCACAACCCACCAGTCCCGCCACAACACCATTTTCTTTCCCGCTCAAAGCTGCCATCATAAAGAGTGCAACTTTGCCATAGTTATACGCCATGTTTATGTCTGTGAGACCAGCTCCAAAAGCATTACAGAAGGCAAGAGCTGGAGCGAAAATGTAAGCAACCACGACAAAGTACCATTTGAGCTGGGGAAACATAAGCGGGATCAAAATTGTCGAAATGACTGTGAAAACAAGGTATCCAACTATTCCAATCCACATGGGAATGTTCTCCTTGAGGAACAACTCAGTCTGTTTAATGTTTCCATTTGGATACCCTTGCTGCTCAGCTGCTACTGCTGCAGTGAGAAAAAGACCTCAACATTAGATATCATATCTTAGTCTTTAGATGTTATATGAGGAAAAAGAGGAGGGCAAGCATATAGGTGTAAACGGATTAGTTTGACACTTACCGTTCTTTTGGTTCCGATCGTTATAGTGCTTCATCTTGTCAATTATGCCATTAACTGTGGCAACTAAAATCTTGGTGAAGTTGTATATGCCATCACCCAGGATTAGAGCAATTGACAGAAAAACCTTATAGCCATATAAGCCCTTCATGTTGGTTTCTTCTAGATTATCAGGGTACCATTGTCCTTTAAGCTTACCAACTAAAGGGTACATGACCCCATATGAGAGCACAGCTNNNNNNNACATAAGTCATGCTGAAATCAAAGTAGAATCTGCAAAGTCAAAACGATAAGATTAGTAACATCTTGAGTGGAAGTGGAATGTTTCTTTCCAAAGAAATTGGTACATGTTTGATGACAAATCCTACGTTTGCTTCCACGCTTGCAATCCAAAGGTAGGGAACTGTTCAAATCCACAGTCTTTTATCCCTGAGAAGAACCACTTAAATAAACCCCATAAGAAACTGATGGAAAAATATTTCATGAACCCCCTCACTTGCTTCCTGCAATGTTACAATAAGAATCAAATCATTGCCCTAGATTTGTTCAAAATTTATTACTCTCTGTTTATTAATAactgaaaaagtgagaaaattaGTACACCCAGAAATTAATGTATCTGGATACAAATTATGTCTAGATTTATCACAGATTTTGATGTACTAATTTTCTCATTCCATCAGTTATTATTAGAAGTAACACTAAATTCCAGATATGTGTTCCATACTTGGCCATTTTGTCACCCTGGGTATGAAAACCATTGATTAGAACAGCTGTTGCTAACCCACTTGGATATGTTAATTGAAGATCAACTATCATGATCTGCATCAAAGGGGAAAAATTGCAGTAAGCCCCTGAGTAATTTTTCATCTGTCTCTTGATGACTGGGATGAGTTTTAAATATAACTAAACTTCGGCATACTAGACCAGTTAGGCATATATATGAATAGAGAGGGGCAGgatataaaccataaaatgtattaaattcataattcaaaaTACTCAACCATGCCGTTAAGTAGTCTTGAAATTTGAATGATGTGCAAGTAATCCAAAATGAAGTATAGAACTAAATATATAAGATAAGGAGAATTCGAATGTTGAAAGGATGcaatattatataaaatatggTATTGCGTAACTCACTCATACCTTTCTGAGTGGGATCAAGACAAAAAGGCCAACAAAGCAAACCACAAAAAGGAAGCCAGTCATCCAACCAAATCCAGGTTCTTTAATGGCACCTGGACTGTTACCCGGAGTTCCCACCCCAGACAACTCATAAGTCTTCCTGTTTAATCCCAGTAGATAAGAAGCAAATCCTCCTGCAACATACACACATACATAGATCAAAATTTGACAGGAAATTATATAATCATAAAAATTTGATGAAGCTTTTTAAGTTGGCGGTTAAAAACCTAACACAAGCCTCTTCTTTCATCTTGTGATGTGAAGCTTTGCACAAAAGTTTAACATAGGTAGAGTTTTGACTAGAAATTACATAAGCAGAGGAAATTCATTAAATAATATGGAGGAGTTTTTTATATGCATAGTTGGTTCCAAACCCAGAAAAAGAATAAGGTTGTTTTAGGCTATTGACGTAGAAAATTGTCAAACCTTTGTGACATGGATATAGATAGATTCCAAAATGAATAGTAGGCTCTTACCTCCAATAGCAATGCTATAGCATGCAACAGCACAAGTCTGTATGATGGTGTTCTCTTGGCGGCTGAAGGGCTTCGACACAAAGCCAGCCTTTTGGAGAACCTTCGTCCAGCTGCGGACAAACACAAAAGCAAGGAGTGCAGCAGAGACATTCAGGTTGGGAACCATGCCAGTTGTGAGGTTGAGCTTCATGACTATTATGCTGTACATTATTCCAATCATCATGCTCACAAGCAACCCTCTCAGTGTTATCTGATCACTCCATTTCTGAGGCTGCAACTCAGCACCACCTTGCAGCTGAAGCTGGTCCTCCAAGTCATGGTCCCTGGCGATTTCGAGTttgttctcttctccttcttccattTTCATTGCACTTGATGGGGAAAACATCATCTCTAGTCCTAGCTATATGGCCTAGTACAAACTTCAAATATCAGAGGTAAACTCAGGTTAGTGAAATACAATAGGTCcatagattttattttatttttaatatattattgtTGTGTTGTTGGCGTAATGCCATAGAGAAAGTACTGAAAAACAACGGAATAGAATAGTGTAGTAGCTTACATCTTACCCTGATGATTTGGTTGGTTCTCTATTAGCCTTGCTTTCTGAATACACCATTAAAGAACTAATAAGATGATTTTTATCTGTAAGAGGCACAGCTACTGCGTGGATTTTGTGTGGTGTTTGTACATATATAGAGCTTTGTTAACTAAGTAATAGGACACGCGGTAACTTTCTATGACTAGCTGTAGCACAATATAATAATGCTGATTCTTGGCCTTTGTTCTGCAGAAAGAAATCTACAGATAACGAGAAATATAAACTTATGTAAAGAATAAGATAGATATAGAGacaatttttttctaattttttgttcaCTCAAATAGAAAAGTGAAAAAATGAATAAAGACTTAATATTGTCTTTGTATTTTGTCCATTCTAACAAGGACAATTTTATGACAAGAGAGTTTTTGTGTGAAAAGAATGAAGATGGGTAtataatcaattttaaaaaatcacatttttttgaTAGATATCTAACTATCTATCGAAGAGAATCTTCATCTCTTCACTATAGCATACGCCACTTaaacttgttttatttttatttttttgtgtatatatatatggaaaataataattaaaaatgtgTTGGATTTGGTGGATGTTTGAACAAGTTGTAGTCAACTTGGTCCCTTGATGGTTTATATAGTTGGCTTGTGGTTGAAACTTCAACGGAATAATTGAATCCAATAATTAACCTGACAGGGCTTAGCTCAGCTACAATATGCACAACTAGACTTTTCAACTTCTTTTGATGCTAAGAATTTAGAAGTCCTTGTAGCACTTTGAGAGGGAAAAAAATCAAGGGTTATTCTAAAAACTGAAACCCTgtcccaaagaaaaaaaaattattctaccACATTCAGAATCGGAATATGTAAATATATACTTGTACAGGCACACGCACATATAAAGATGTCACTTCTTTCCACATACCAGAGAATTTCCCAGAAAGAATTTGATGCACATGCAAAAGTGGATGTTAGAATCAGCAAGGAGCTAAGTTAGCGAAAGATGTCACTTCTTTCCACCTTCATTCTTTATTGGTTTGACTAGTTTCACCATCCTATTGACTTGCCTACCCTTTTTTTGGAATGgtaatttttttcatatttttttattgttacgGTTTATTTCATAGATTGAGTCCAAAACAATGATCGGTTCAAGAATGCCCTTTCTAGGACTGTCGTTCCATAAAGAATGTAACTTGAATTATATTTGCATAGAATCTTGCGCATGTTTTGCATAGATTTGATCTCCAAACACTAAAAATAAAAGGCTTAACACATGCTTAAAGTATATTATCTCCCATAATTCTTGTCTCTTAGACAAATATTCATTTAATTGTCAGGTCCCTTATAAGTTATAAGTACATACTTATTGCCATGGAGATGCTAACCCGGCAATAAGAGTATACTTCTATAAAGTATGGATATTTTGTTGAGTTGTCGTGTCTATATATAGACACATTTTAGACACGACACTCATCGATAATCGTCCGTGTCTGTTGTGTCCAACTgtatcttaaaaaataaaaaaaatttatttttaatataaaaatagtatatattattatttattaaaacaaaaaaatattttaaatattttatataattaaaataagactttaaaaataattaaaaattaatttatattttaatattaataaattatcaaaatatcattacgatttatcaaaaaaatactttatattttaaattttaaaatttatatattaacaTGTCTCGTATTTATCGTATCCCATATTCGTGTCAGTGCATCATAGAGTATACTACAAAGTTCTAACAAAtgtaaaattcatttaaaatgtGAGTAAAACATCCACCCCTCGCTAGTTGCATAAAAATCCCACTACTATTTTTTGTTAATTACGACAATTGACACGAACAAATGAAGAAAGGCTTCAACTAATGAAAATAAGGAATTAGACAAATTCTTTATTGTACTTGATTCAGAGCACAATACCATGAGGGAACAATGGGAAAAAATTAGCaaaaatatttgcgaatttacACTGCCCGTTTTGTTATATTAATCAATTAAAACGGTTGGAAACTCCAAACTCATGAGTCATGACCACCTGTCTATTTCTCATTCTTAAAcataaaaacaaattaatccaCTCATTTCAATATTATATCATTACTATTTctctttatattatttttaaaataatataNNNNNNNNNNNNNNNNNNNNNNNNNNNNNNNNNNNNNNNNNNNNNNNNNNNNNNNNNCTGAAAATATCGATCGTTTAATTACTCTTTTATGAAAAGATACCATTAGACAATTACTTTTGATATGAAAAAGTACATTTAGACAAATTACCTTTGGGCAGATAAAACTCGTCACAATTGTCTTTACGAAAAATTAATTTCCTTATCTAATGATTCGCaaattttctctaaaaaaaaCTACTAGTACATGATAcattaatattatttttgacCTCTTGAAACTTCTCTATATTACTACTCTGCCACTGAAAATTCGTATGCTTGATATTATAACATCTATGCTCTAAGTTAGGGGTATATACATAGTGTTCTGAGGGTTACTTGAAATAGATGAATTTATGTCTGACTGTGAGGTCTAGACTTTTTTTTAGAATGATATGCTCTTCGACTTCTCAGCAAGATGATGTTGTCCGAGTACTCTAGAGAAGATGGCGGGGAGTAACTGCAATGGACTctaatacttaagttagcaagaatTTTAGACAGACTTTTAGTAGGTTGGAATTCAAAAAATATCTGAGAGTGTCATGATATTTATAGTTGtgggtgaaccaataaccactttATGAAGTGGTTCCACCTTTGATGGTGGATAATTATTCCTTTTTATTAGGAAAGTTATTGAGATCTCCTTTCTAGAGTAATAGGAGAGATTGAAGAGTTGgttacttatttaaataagtaGGGCTAGGCCCGTGTCACCGTGTCCGACTTCTGTGAGGTTGGGTAGGCCGTAATGTAGATATGCACATTGGTATTTGTAGAGTATTGATTGGACTTCAATCATTTTGGACCTGGCTCTTAAAATGGGTCATAAACAGTGTCCCTACTTGAAGTCGAGTTTCTGTAAGTCGGATTCAAGAATTCAATCAAGTTGGTTATTAGACCAAGATAAAGTAGCACGAGTAGGTCTTTCAAGTGGACTTTTTGATTTAATCAGGTCAGAAAATCTGACGTGATTGGCCCCTGTAGAGGTCAAGTACTCGACCTGATTCGAGCAATTCTAACGTTTTcgtaacttttttttattctgtAACTGCTGGCATACTTTTTTCGGTAACCATGTACCATCGTTTAAAATGGAGTATTTTTACCTTTTTCCCCTATTATTATATAAACctaactcttcctcttcttcctcttttttgttttttcattttgCAAAACCTCTTGCAAGAAAACTATTTCTATTGTTCTTATCTTTAGCATCCTCATCACTGTCATTTCTTGTTTTTGGTGATCTCACCTTCTTCGATGTTGCTTCTTGCATTTTCTAATTGTTGTTTCTTTCCAGGATTTCACCGTGCGCTATCTTATTCATCATCAAAGGTTAGTTTCTACTTCTTTTTATCATCTACTTGTAGGTTTGTTGATTGTTATGGTATTTTGAATCTCTTTGGTGATCTCAGAGTTTGCTAGAGATGCTTCCTGGTTTTGCAAAGTTGAATGATTTTGTAGTCATTTTGTAGATTTTGTTTCAAGAGTTTTCAAGAATGTTGCTTGCTAGGaatatatttgtatattttgATTTGAAAAAATATCTTATGAGTAAGAGATTTATTTACCCCCTAAATGGTATAATTGTTATGGCTACAATGGTACCATTTAACGCTTTGTTGATGTAGGCCATTCTTTTGGCCATTGTTGTTGTTTAAAGGTACAAAAGATAGGTTCTCATGATGatgtagatttttttttatttgtccgATTTATAGCTTTGTTAGAGTTGTACTAACttagttgttttattttctttttttgtagGTATATCTTCTATATGTATTGTTCAGTAGTGCAAATTGTCTTCAAACATTACTGCTGATTTAGATTGGGTAGATAGCACAATACTAACTGCTGTGTCTGTAGTTGATAGGAAAATGTTGGAAGAGTTCCGACTTAAGCATAGAATTTGTATGGGATAGGAGGAGGAAGAAAAGTATGTATTAGAAGCTCCTTATTCCGAAGAGAGGATTTGCTATACCCGTTATAACAAGTCAGATGAGCAGTTTCTCTTCATATATGAGTGCCTTTTCACTACGCTTGGAGTAAGACTTCTTTTTACCGACTTTGAAATGGACGTTTTGTTggcttctatatatatatatatatattgtttgtaCTGGAAAGAGGTGTCTGTAGTCCTTAAATACAATTTTGATGATCTTGATGAGTTAGAGCAGAATATTGTGACCTTCTTCTAAAAGAGTTAGGGCCGATCTTCTCATTTAGACCCAAAAAAAAATTTGCTAGCAAAATCTAGTTATGTTTGGATCAAGCTAGGTAGATATGTTTATTCTATAGAAAGTTTTCTATGAATTTAGTAATTAGTTGTTAAGTCTGTTTTTTCTTATGTGTAGAAAAAATTACTAGTGGCTCCGGCCATTATAATAAGCTGAGGCAGACAAGAAGAAATGAGATTGCTTGTCATGCTAGGTTGAAGAAGGCTAGCAAGTCAGGCGACCTTGGGACTTCCTCTCCTCAGCCAGTTCCTACCTTTTTCCCAGTTGGGAAGTTAGCACAACCTGCCCCATCCTCTATGAGTTCGAATATTGGTCGTAAGCGCAAAACACCCTCCAACAAATATGACAGCATCTACGACCCAGGATTTGATGTTGTTGCTTGCAGCGAAGAGTATATTCTCC from Arachis ipaensis cultivar K30076 chromosome B09, Araip1.1, whole genome shotgun sequence includes these protein-coding regions:
- the LOC110266502 gene encoding metal-nicotianamine transporter YSL1-like (The sequence of the model RefSeq protein was modified relative to this genomic sequence to represent the inferred CDS: added 62 bases not found in genome assembly); protein product: MTYVGAGMICSHLVNVSLLLGAVLSYGVMYPLVGKLKGQWYPDNLEETNMKGLYGYKVFLSIALILGDGIYNFTKILVATVNGIIDKMKHYNDRNQKNAVAAEQQGYPNGNIKQTELFLKENIPMWIGIVGYLVFTVISTILIPLMFPQLKWYFVVVAYIFAPALAFCNAFGAGLTDINMAYNYGKVALFMMAALSGKENGVVAGLVGCGVIKSVVSVSCILMQDFKTAHYTLTSPRAMFMCQVIGIAMGCVTAPLSFFLYYKAFNVGDPNGEFKAPYALIYRNMAVIGVEGFSALPHHCLQLCYAFFAFAVAVNVVRDHSPKKIAKWMPLPMVMAVPFLVGAYFAIDMFMGTVIVFLWHKINDKKAKLMVPAAASGLICGEGLWTLPAAILALARINPPICMKFVPS
- the LOC107617914 gene encoding metal-nicotianamine transporter YSL1-like (The sequence of the model RefSeq protein was modified relative to this genomic sequence to represent the inferred CDS: added 96 bases not found in genome assembly), giving the protein MMFSPSSAMKMEEGEENKLEIARDHDLEDQLQLQGGAELQPQKWSDQITLRGLLVSMMIGIMYSIIVMKLNLTTGMVPNLNVSAALLAFVFVRSWTKVLQKAGFVSKPFSRQENTIIQTCAVACYSIAIGGGFASYLLGLNRKTYELSGVGTPGNSPGAIKEPGFGWMTGFLFVVCFVGLFVLIPLRKIMIVDLQLTYPSGLATAVLINGFHTQGDKMAKKQVRGFMKYFSISFLWGLFKWFFSGIKDCGFEQFPTFGLQAWKQTFYFDFSMTYVGAGMICSHLVNVSLLLGAVLSYGVMYPLVGKL